In Promicromonospora sp. Populi, one genomic interval encodes:
- a CDS encoding ABC transporter substrate-binding protein, with the protein MKSAQKRATFALVGVLSVAGSLTACGSSTDPADDPTGPVTIEVSIDAGLEQAAIDAFDERIAQFEEANPDIQVETKEFTWEGTTFAAELAGGTLPDTFPIPFTDGRALIAAGQIADVSGLVAELPYADQFNPTIAAAGQDAEGNMWAIPVAAYNQGLHYNRALFEQAGLDPDNPPATWDEVREAARTISEETGQAGYAHMTQGNTGGWILTTETYALGGRLVEGEGEEATATVDNDATVAALEMLQDMRWEDNSMGANFLYDWTTINQDFAAGKIGMYVSGGGNYPNLFTQNQMNPDEYGVTVLPLEGDNAGTLGGGTLQAVSSAASEAEQAAAVKWIDFYYISKLTDQEAAVAEAEVAAETDQPVGAPALPIFDRATYEEQQSWIADLVNVPLENFAPMTSQMFDQEVIPEPAVATQDVYAALDPVVQAVLTDENADIDALLADAQTQVQGILDRS; encoded by the coding sequence ATGAAGTCAGCACAGAAGCGCGCGACGTTCGCCCTGGTGGGCGTCCTGTCGGTCGCGGGATCCCTCACCGCCTGCGGGTCGTCGACGGATCCCGCCGACGACCCCACCGGCCCGGTGACCATCGAGGTCTCCATCGACGCCGGCCTGGAGCAGGCCGCGATCGACGCGTTCGACGAGCGCATCGCGCAGTTCGAGGAGGCCAACCCGGACATCCAGGTGGAGACCAAGGAGTTCACCTGGGAGGGCACGACGTTCGCCGCCGAGCTGGCCGGCGGCACGCTGCCGGACACCTTCCCGATCCCGTTCACCGACGGCCGCGCGCTCATCGCGGCGGGGCAGATCGCTGACGTCAGCGGCCTCGTGGCCGAGCTGCCGTACGCGGACCAGTTCAACCCCACCATCGCCGCCGCGGGCCAGGACGCCGAAGGCAACATGTGGGCCATCCCGGTCGCCGCGTACAACCAGGGCCTGCACTACAACCGGGCGCTGTTCGAGCAGGCCGGCCTCGACCCGGACAACCCGCCCGCCACCTGGGACGAGGTGCGCGAGGCGGCCAGGACCATCTCGGAAGAGACCGGCCAGGCCGGCTACGCCCACATGACGCAGGGCAACACCGGCGGGTGGATCCTCACCACCGAGACCTACGCGCTCGGCGGCCGCCTGGTCGAGGGTGAGGGCGAGGAGGCGACCGCGACCGTCGACAACGACGCGACGGTGGCCGCGCTGGAGATGCTCCAGGACATGCGCTGGGAGGACAACTCCATGGGCGCCAACTTCCTGTACGACTGGACCACCATCAACCAGGACTTCGCGGCCGGCAAGATCGGCATGTACGTCTCAGGTGGCGGCAACTACCCGAACCTGTTCACGCAGAACCAGATGAACCCGGACGAGTACGGGGTCACCGTGCTGCCCCTGGAGGGCGACAACGCCGGCACGCTCGGTGGCGGCACGCTCCAGGCCGTGAGCTCGGCGGCGTCGGAGGCCGAGCAGGCCGCAGCGGTCAAGTGGATCGACTTCTACTACATCTCCAAGCTGACCGACCAGGAGGCCGCGGTCGCGGAGGCCGAGGTCGCCGCCGAGACCGACCAGCCCGTCGGGGCGCCCGCCCTGCCGATCTTCGACCGGGCGACGTACGAGGAGCAGCAGAGCTGGATCGCCGACCTCGTCAACGTCCCGCTGGAGAACTTCGCGCCGATGACCAGCCAGATGTTCGACCAGGAGGTCATCCCCGAGCCCGCCGTCGCCACCCAGGACGTGTACGCGGCCCTCGACCCGGTGGTCCAGGCGGTGCTGACGGACGAGAACGCGGACATCGACGCACTCCTCGCCGACGCGCAGACCCAGGTCCAGGGAATCCTCGACCGTAGCTGA
- a CDS encoding carbohydrate ABC transporter permease, with amino-acid sequence MTTLSSSPRTVTAPPSPSGPRRRARRTPRDWLRDGGLSTLIIALPMILVFGVFSWFPIGRALVMSVQETNLVSVPEFVGLDNFVFVLQDPLLGKAVLNTLWFAVLALVFGYPLPLFAAVLMSELRRMRGLFSALAYLPVVVPPVVAVLLWKFFYDGSASGVFNTIAGWVGLGPYPWLQDADSAMPSLVLEATWAAAGGTVIIYLAALVGVRTELYEAAEVDGAGVWRKIWHVTLPQLRGVLFITLILQIIGTSQVFLEPFLFTGGGPNNATLTILMLIYDYAFGSSLGGNYGAATALSLMLAGVLAILSAVYFRVTRPWSS; translated from the coding sequence ATGACCACTCTCTCCAGCTCGCCCCGGACGGTGACGGCTCCGCCGTCGCCGTCCGGGCCCCGCCGGCGTGCCCGCCGCACTCCCCGGGACTGGCTGCGCGACGGCGGCCTGAGCACCCTGATCATCGCGCTGCCGATGATCCTGGTGTTCGGGGTCTTCTCCTGGTTCCCGATCGGCCGGGCGCTCGTCATGAGCGTCCAGGAGACCAACCTCGTATCGGTCCCGGAGTTCGTGGGGCTCGACAACTTCGTGTTCGTGCTGCAGGACCCGCTCCTGGGCAAGGCAGTGCTGAACACGCTGTGGTTCGCCGTGCTCGCGCTCGTGTTCGGCTACCCGCTGCCGCTGTTCGCGGCAGTGCTGATGAGCGAGCTGCGGCGGATGCGCGGCCTGTTCTCGGCGCTGGCCTACCTGCCCGTCGTCGTGCCGCCCGTCGTGGCCGTGCTGCTGTGGAAGTTCTTCTACGACGGCTCCGCCAGCGGGGTGTTCAACACCATCGCCGGCTGGGTGGGCCTCGGGCCCTACCCGTGGCTCCAGGACGCGGACAGCGCCATGCCGTCCCTGGTGCTGGAGGCGACGTGGGCGGCCGCCGGCGGGACGGTCATCATCTACCTCGCCGCCCTCGTCGGGGTGCGGACCGAGCTCTACGAGGCTGCCGAGGTGGACGGTGCGGGCGTCTGGCGCAAGATCTGGCACGTGACGCTGCCGCAGCTGCGCGGCGTTCTCTTCATAACGCTGATCCTGCAGATCATCGGCACGTCGCAGGTGTTCCTGGAACCCTTCCTGTTCACCGGCGGCGGCCCCAACAACGCGACCCTCACGATCCTCATGCTGATCTACGACTACGCGTTCGGGAGCAGCCTCGGCGGCAACTACGGGGCGGCGACCGCCCTGAGCCTCATGCTCGCAGGCGTCCTGGCCATCCTCTCCGCGGTGTACTTCCGCGTGACCCGACCGTGGAGCAGCTGA
- a CDS encoding DUF5302 domain-containing protein produces the protein MTDDKPNAEEAEVQGAEEPKAPTAPSTDAKARFKEALDRKNAARQRTSAGDVNTGAVHGSETTGPVQKMFRRKSG, from the coding sequence GTGACGGACGACAAGCCCAATGCCGAGGAGGCCGAGGTCCAGGGCGCTGAGGAGCCCAAGGCCCCGACCGCGCCGAGCACGGATGCGAAGGCGCGGTTCAAGGAGGCGCTGGACCGCAAGAACGCGGCTCGGCAGCGCACGTCCGCGGGCGACGTGAACACCGGTGCGGTGCACGGCTCGGAGACGACCGGCCCCGTGCAGAAGATGTTCCGGCGCAAGAGCGGCTGA
- a CDS encoding carbohydrate ABC transporter permease: MAANNQTATLARRRTEPAGERGIISSHDRRRPSVRGSLGVLQGGLLIGLVVVGLGPILWLAKAAVTPTQETLRNPLGLFPTGVDWANLATAWTRAEIDHYFVNTVIVAVGAWFFQILVATTGGYVLSVLRPRYGNAIFGLVLATLFVPSVVLLVPLYLTILDVPIVHISLLNTFWAVWLPMGASAFNVLLVKRFFDGLPREIFEAARVDGAGPFRLLWSIVLPMSKPILGVVSVFAVIAAWKDYLWPLLVLPDPQNQPLSVRLPAIAPYLELDVFLAALAISTVLPIALFLGFQRLFLSGAGLGGAVKG; the protein is encoded by the coding sequence ATGGCAGCGAACAACCAGACGGCGACGCTCGCCCGTCGGCGCACCGAGCCCGCCGGCGAGCGGGGGATCATCTCGTCGCACGACCGGCGCAGGCCGAGCGTCCGGGGCTCCCTCGGCGTGCTGCAGGGTGGCCTGCTGATCGGCCTGGTCGTCGTCGGGCTCGGGCCGATCCTCTGGCTCGCGAAGGCCGCCGTCACCCCCACGCAGGAGACCCTGCGCAACCCGCTGGGGCTGTTCCCCACCGGGGTCGACTGGGCCAACCTCGCCACCGCCTGGACCCGCGCCGAGATCGACCACTACTTCGTCAACACGGTGATCGTCGCGGTCGGCGCCTGGTTCTTCCAGATCCTGGTCGCGACGACGGGCGGCTACGTGCTGTCCGTGCTGCGGCCGCGGTACGGCAACGCGATCTTCGGCCTCGTCCTGGCGACCCTCTTCGTGCCGTCAGTGGTACTCCTCGTGCCGCTGTACCTGACCATCCTCGACGTGCCGATCGTGCACATCAGCCTGCTCAACACGTTCTGGGCGGTCTGGCTGCCCATGGGCGCCAGCGCGTTCAACGTGCTGCTCGTAAAACGGTTCTTCGACGGGCTCCCGCGCGAGATCTTCGAGGCCGCCCGCGTCGACGGTGCCGGACCCTTCCGGCTGCTGTGGAGCATCGTGCTGCCGATGTCGAAGCCCATCCTCGGCGTCGTCTCCGTGTTCGCCGTCATAGCCGCGTGGAAGGACTACCTCTGGCCGCTGCTGGTGCTGCCCGACCCGCAGAACCAGCCCCTGTCCGTGCGACTGCCTGCCATCGCCCCGTACCTGGAGCTCGACGTGTTCCTCGCGGCGCTCGCGATCTCGACAGTGCTGCCGATCGCACTGTTCCTCGGCTTCCAGCGCCTGTTCCTCAGCGGCGCCGGGCTGGGTGGGGCGGTCAAGGGATAG
- a CDS encoding LysM peptidoglycan-binding domain-containing protein, producing MGDVIPLRQYSPTFGQAHTPAPRLVAVPAYPRQAYNRQEPRTFADRLGLAGLRLTRRGRAVLVLLAMLLVAPMVTWGATAVASTAGEPTQVRVHAVRPGETLWGFARQVAEPGEDVRAAVGRLQELNRMSSGTLRVGELLLLPEE from the coding sequence ATGGGGGACGTGATCCCGCTGAGGCAGTACAGCCCGACGTTCGGGCAGGCGCATACACCTGCACCCCGGCTGGTCGCCGTCCCGGCGTACCCCCGGCAGGCGTACAACCGGCAGGAGCCGCGCACGTTCGCCGACCGGCTCGGGCTGGCCGGCCTGCGGCTCACGCGCCGCGGTCGCGCGGTCCTGGTGCTGCTGGCGATGCTCCTGGTCGCGCCGATGGTGACGTGGGGGGCAACCGCCGTCGCCAGTACCGCCGGTGAGCCCACTCAAGTTCGGGTGCACGCGGTGCGGCCGGGGGAGACGCTCTGGGGCTTCGCACGGCAGGTCGCGGAGCCGGGCGAGGACGTCCGGGCGGCGGTCGGCAGGCTGCAGGAGCTCAACCGGATGTCGTCGGGCACGCTGCGGGTCGGTGAGCTGCTGCTCCTCCCCGAGGAGTGA
- a CDS encoding ATP-dependent DNA helicase, giving the protein MTTVPETPIKTTADERIPDVEELLDLAVGELGGGRRDGQHRMAVAVGEAIEKGEHLLVQAGTGTGKSLGYLVPAVRHAVAAQSKVIISTATLALQRQVITRDLPLVAKAVAPQLPREPRIALLKGWHNYLCVHKIGGGYPTDEPTLFDLPGGEDHPRTEEAPGSGGARGKRKDDGATLADHVRRLHEWAGETDSGDRDDLVPGVPDRAWRQVSVTRMECLGNKCPMLAECFPDHARAAARDADVVVTNHAMLGIAATGSPGVLPEHDVVVVDEAHELTDRVTSSATVDLSMASVENAARLARRHAGTNTDALDKAAQDLGTLLVTAPAERFPDGLPDALRTAVGGVRDAAREVLSTLKPDAGGAAAKEAGQPDPGLKMAQGAMLQLFETAERMALTDTTADVLWCSRPENGWGSFGDNVTRLHAAPLHVAGLIRMHLLGESTGIFTSATLALGGTFDAVAGTLGLKGQDAPPWQGLDAGSPFDYPRQGILYVARHLPAPGREPTTEAQLDEIAELITAAGGRTLGLFSSRRAANAAAEAMRERLDFPILAQGDDQLPTLVRQFAEDPATCLFGTLSLWQGVDVPGPSCQLVLIDRIPFPRPDDPVKAARARAVEQAGGNGFMAVSAQHAALLLAQGSGRLVRSMDDRGVVAVLDPRLATARYASFLTKSMPGFWPTNDPALVRAALARLDT; this is encoded by the coding sequence GTGACCACCGTTCCCGAGACGCCCATCAAAACCACTGCTGACGAGCGGATCCCCGACGTCGAGGAGCTCCTGGACCTCGCCGTCGGGGAGCTCGGCGGCGGGCGCCGGGACGGCCAGCATCGGATGGCCGTGGCGGTCGGCGAGGCGATCGAGAAGGGCGAGCACCTGCTCGTCCAGGCGGGGACGGGTACTGGCAAGTCGCTCGGCTACCTGGTGCCCGCCGTGCGGCACGCGGTGGCGGCGCAGAGCAAGGTCATCATCTCGACCGCGACCCTCGCGCTGCAGCGCCAGGTCATCACGCGCGACCTGCCGCTCGTGGCGAAGGCGGTGGCGCCGCAGCTGCCGCGCGAGCCGCGGATCGCGCTGCTCAAGGGCTGGCACAACTACCTGTGCGTGCACAAGATCGGCGGCGGATACCCCACCGACGAGCCCACGCTCTTCGACCTGCCCGGCGGCGAGGACCACCCGCGCACGGAGGAGGCCCCGGGATCCGGTGGCGCTCGCGGTAAGCGCAAGGACGACGGCGCGACGCTGGCCGACCACGTCCGCCGGCTGCACGAGTGGGCGGGCGAGACGGACTCGGGCGACCGCGACGACCTGGTGCCCGGCGTGCCCGACCGGGCCTGGCGCCAGGTGTCCGTGACCAGGATGGAGTGCCTGGGCAACAAGTGCCCGATGCTCGCCGAGTGCTTCCCGGACCACGCGCGGGCCGCCGCCCGCGACGCGGACGTCGTGGTGACCAACCACGCGATGCTCGGGATCGCGGCCACGGGCAGCCCGGGCGTGCTCCCGGAGCACGACGTCGTGGTGGTGGACGAGGCGCACGAGCTCACGGACCGCGTCACGTCGTCGGCCACCGTCGACCTGTCCATGGCCTCGGTGGAGAACGCGGCGCGGCTGGCCCGGCGGCACGCGGGCACGAACACCGACGCCCTCGACAAGGCAGCTCAGGACCTCGGGACCTTGCTGGTCACGGCGCCCGCCGAGCGGTTCCCGGACGGCCTGCCGGACGCGCTGCGCACCGCCGTCGGCGGGGTGCGTGACGCCGCGCGTGAGGTGCTGAGCACGCTCAAGCCGGACGCGGGCGGGGCCGCGGCGAAGGAGGCCGGCCAGCCCGACCCGGGGCTCAAGATGGCGCAGGGCGCCATGCTGCAGCTCTTCGAGACGGCCGAGCGCATGGCGCTGACGGACACGACGGCCGACGTGCTGTGGTGCTCGCGGCCGGAGAACGGCTGGGGCAGCTTCGGCGACAACGTGACGCGCCTGCACGCCGCGCCGTTGCACGTGGCCGGGCTGATCCGGATGCACCTGCTGGGCGAGTCGACAGGCATCTTCACGTCGGCCACGCTCGCGCTCGGCGGCACGTTCGACGCCGTCGCCGGCACGCTCGGGCTGAAGGGTCAGGACGCCCCGCCGTGGCAGGGCCTCGACGCCGGCAGCCCGTTCGACTACCCGCGCCAGGGCATCCTGTACGTGGCGCGGCACCTGCCCGCTCCCGGCCGGGAACCCACCACGGAGGCGCAGCTCGACGAGATCGCCGAGCTGATCACGGCAGCCGGGGGCCGCACGCTCGGCCTGTTCTCCTCCCGGCGCGCGGCCAACGCGGCGGCCGAGGCCATGCGCGAACGCCTGGACTTCCCGATCCTGGCGCAGGGCGACGACCAGCTACCCACCCTGGTGCGGCAGTTCGCCGAGGACCCGGCCACCTGCCTGTTCGGCACGCTCTCGCTGTGGCAGGGCGTGGACGTGCCGGGGCCGTCGTGCCAGCTCGTGCTGATCGACCGCATCCCGTTCCCGCGCCCGGACGACCCGGTCAAGGCGGCGCGCGCCCGCGCCGTCGAGCAGGCGGGCGGCAACGGGTTCATGGCGGTGTCCGCGCAGCACGCGGCACTGCTGCTTGCGCAGGGCTCGGGCCGCCTCGTGCGGAGCATGGACGACCGGGGGGTCGTGGCCGTCCTGGATCCCCGGCTCGCGACCGCGCGGTACGCGTCGTTCCTCACCAAGTCGATGCCCGGCTTCTGGCCCACGAACGACCCGGCCCTGGTCCGCGCCGCCCTCGCGCGGCTCGACACCTAG
- the lexA gene encoding transcriptional repressor LexA: MDAPGDKAVADVHAISPTDRLTERQRLVLDTIRQSFETRGYPPSMREIGEAVGLASPSSVKHQLQMLEKKGFLRRDPNRPRAMELVEPLAEQVDKPTRGEIHWPEPRRSGQVHWGGSVPDDASTPPPSYVPLVGRIAAGGPILAEQVVEDVFPLPRQLVGDGDLFLLKVAGDSMVDAAICDGDWVVVRQQNVAEQGEIVAAMLDGEATVKTFKQTDGHVLLLPQNPAYEPIPGDEARILGRVVAVLRSL, encoded by the coding sequence CTGGACGCGCCAGGCGACAAGGCGGTCGCTGACGTACACGCGATCTCGCCGACCGACCGCCTGACCGAGCGGCAGCGCCTGGTGCTGGACACGATTCGGCAGTCGTTCGAGACGCGGGGCTACCCGCCGTCGATGCGTGAGATCGGCGAGGCCGTCGGGCTGGCCAGCCCGTCGAGCGTCAAGCACCAGCTCCAGATGCTCGAGAAGAAGGGCTTCCTGCGCCGCGACCCGAACCGGCCGCGCGCGATGGAGCTCGTCGAGCCGCTGGCGGAGCAGGTCGACAAGCCGACACGCGGTGAGATCCACTGGCCGGAGCCGCGGCGCAGCGGCCAGGTCCACTGGGGCGGTTCGGTGCCCGACGACGCCAGCACCCCGCCGCCGTCGTACGTGCCGCTCGTCGGCCGGATCGCGGCCGGTGGCCCGATCCTCGCCGAGCAGGTCGTCGAGGACGTGTTCCCGCTCCCCCGCCAGCTCGTGGGTGACGGTGACCTGTTCCTGCTCAAGGTCGCCGGCGACTCGATGGTCGACGCCGCGATCTGCGACGGGGACTGGGTAGTGGTGCGGCAGCAGAACGTCGCCGAGCAGGGCGAGATCGTCGCGGCCATGCTCGACGGCGAGGCCACGGTCAAGACGTTCAAGCAGACCGACGGGCACGTGCTGCTGCTGCCGCAGAACCCGGCCTACGAGCCCATCCCGGGCGACGAGGCGCGGATCCTGGGCCGCGTGGTAGCGGTCCTCCGCTCCCTGTAG
- a CDS encoding L-lactate dehydrogenase gives MTAPSDGPSVSPTTKLAVVGAGAVGSTLAFAALARGAARTIALLDVDRSKVEAEVLDLQHGLMFTPQAHVIGSDDVAVCEGADIVVVTAGAKQKPGQSRVDLAEGTIGLMRTILPGLVDVAPDATYLMVTNPVDVVTYAALKISGLPRERLFGSGTVLDSSRLRVVLAERCGVAVGNVHAYIAGEHGDSEIALWSSASIGGVPLLDWEPVGDARSIDAAMRAEVHHEVVDSAYRIIAGKGATNYAVGLAATRIIEAVLNDERRIMPVSSLLDDYYGISDVCLSVPSLVDGRGVTGNVRVPMSDEELTGLRASADSVRAVQKRFGF, from the coding sequence ATGACAGCACCGTCGGACGGTCCTTCTGTTTCTCCCACCACCAAGCTCGCGGTAGTGGGCGCCGGAGCGGTCGGGTCCACGCTCGCCTTCGCCGCGCTCGCCCGCGGAGCGGCGCGCACCATCGCCCTGCTCGACGTGGACAGGTCGAAGGTCGAGGCCGAGGTGCTCGACCTGCAGCACGGCCTGATGTTCACGCCCCAGGCGCACGTGATCGGCTCGGACGACGTGGCGGTCTGCGAGGGCGCCGACATCGTGGTGGTGACCGCCGGGGCGAAGCAGAAGCCCGGGCAGAGCCGGGTCGACCTCGCTGAGGGGACGATCGGCCTGATGCGCACGATCCTGCCGGGCCTGGTCGACGTCGCGCCCGACGCGACCTATCTGATGGTGACCAACCCCGTGGACGTAGTGACCTACGCGGCGCTCAAGATCTCCGGTCTGCCGCGGGAGCGGCTCTTCGGCAGCGGCACGGTCCTGGACTCGTCCCGGCTGCGGGTGGTGCTCGCCGAGCGGTGCGGGGTGGCGGTCGGGAACGTGCACGCGTACATCGCGGGCGAGCACGGCGACTCGGAGATCGCCCTGTGGAGCTCCGCCTCGATCGGCGGCGTACCGCTGCTCGACTGGGAACCGGTGGGCGACGCCCGGTCGATCGACGCCGCGATGCGCGCGGAGGTGCACCACGAGGTGGTCGACTCGGCCTACCGCATCATCGCGGGGAAGGGGGCCACCAACTACGCCGTCGGCCTGGCCGCTACCCGCATCATCGAGGCGGTGCTCAACGACGAACGGCGGATCATGCCGGTGTCCTCGCTGCTGGACGACTACTACGGCATCAGTGACGTCTGCCTGTCCGTGCCGTCACTGGTAGACGGGCGCGGTGTCACGGGCAACGTGCGCGTCCCGATGTCCGACGAGGAGCTGACAGGCCTGCGCGCGTCCGCGGACAGCGTCCGCGCGGTCCAGAAACGCTTCGGCTTCTGA
- the nrdR gene encoding transcriptional regulator NrdR has translation MHCPFCRHADSRVVDSRTADDGLSIRRRRQCPNCNRRFTTVETASLSVVKRSGATEPFSRDKVAAGVRKACQGRPVSDDDLAILAQRVEETLRSNGSAEIDAYEVGLAILGPLRELDEVAYLRFASVYQSFDSLEDFESAITSLRAERAERAAAQA, from the coding sequence ATGCACTGCCCGTTCTGTCGCCATGCCGACTCGCGCGTGGTGGACTCGCGGACCGCCGACGACGGCCTGTCGATCCGGCGCCGACGGCAGTGCCCCAACTGCAACAGACGGTTCACCACCGTGGAGACGGCGAGCCTCTCCGTCGTCAAGCGCTCCGGCGCCACCGAACCTTTCAGCCGCGACAAGGTCGCCGCGGGGGTGCGCAAGGCGTGCCAGGGCCGTCCGGTGAGCGACGACGACCTCGCGATCCTGGCTCAGCGGGTCGAGGAGACCCTGCGGAGCAACGGCAGCGCCGAGATCGACGCTTACGAGGTGGGCCTGGCGATCCTCGGCCCGCTGCGTGAGCTCGACGAGGTGGCCTACCTCCGGTTCGCGAGCGTCTACCAGTCGTTCGACTCGCTCGAGGACTTCGAGAGCGCCATCACGTCGCTGCGTGCCGAGCGCGCGGAGCGGGCCGCCGCCCAGGCCTGA